The Patescibacteria group bacterium genome window below encodes:
- the serS gene encoding serine--tRNA ligase: MLDIKYIRDHLNEVKQAIKNKNSTVNIEEVLKKYDAKRELQKNLDDLNQQRNAFANQGKKNKPTPDQIELGKNLKQQASKIEEELRKVEHDYQVLMYQVPNVPTQDTPVGADESGNVMVREWGTQPQFDFTPKPHWELGKALDVIDNEAAARVSGARFTYLKKELALMEYALVQLAFSVTLEQGFIPVIPPIFIKPDVFEKMGRLHPAAERYYIPSDDLYLIGSAEHTLGSIHLGEIIPEAKLPLRYIAFSPALRREAGAASKDTRGILRLHQFHKIEMEVFSTPEQGMAEHNLLVSIEETLLQKLNLPYQVLLKCTGDIGDPNARGMDINTWMPGQGVYRETHTADYMTDYQARRLNTRYRQADGSTNFVHMNDATALAIGRIIAAIMENYQQADGTIIIPEVLHPWMFNHTRVAFAA; the protein is encoded by the coding sequence ATGCTTGATATCAAATATATTCGCGACCATCTTAATGAAGTAAAACAGGCTATAAAAAATAAAAATAGTACGGTTAATATTGAAGAAGTTCTAAAGAAATATGATGCCAAAAGAGAGTTACAAAAAAACTTAGATGATCTTAATCAACAACGTAATGCCTTTGCTAATCAAGGTAAGAAGAATAAACCAACTCCAGATCAGATTGAACTTGGTAAAAACCTAAAACAACAAGCCAGTAAGATTGAAGAGGAATTACGTAAGGTTGAGCATGATTATCAAGTATTAATGTATCAAGTACCAAATGTTCCCACACAGGATACGCCAGTTGGTGCGGATGAATCTGGCAATGTGATGGTGCGTGAGTGGGGGACACAACCTCAGTTTGATTTTACTCCAAAACCGCACTGGGAATTAGGCAAAGCGTTAGATGTGATTGATAATGAGGCGGCTGCCCGCGTCTCGGGTGCCAGGTTTACATATCTTAAAAAAGAATTAGCCTTAATGGAATATGCTTTAGTGCAGTTAGCATTTTCCGTCACCCTAGAGCAGGGGTTCATACCGGTTATTCCGCCCATTTTTATTAAACCTGATGTGTTTGAAAAGATGGGTCGATTACATCCCGCTGCTGAACGGTATTACATTCCATCGGATGATCTGTATTTAATTGGTAGTGCTGAGCATACATTAGGCTCGATTCATTTGGGTGAAATTATTCCGGAAGCTAAATTGCCTTTACGGTATATTGCTTTTTCACCAGCCTTGCGGCGTGAGGCTGGTGCGGCCAGTAAAGATACGCGCGGTATTTTGCGGTTACATCAATTTCATAAAATAGAAATGGAAGTATTTAGTACGCCAGAGCAAGGTATGGCAGAACACAACTTGTTAGTGAGTATTGAAGAAACATTATTACAAAAATTAAACTTACCGTATCAGGTCTTACTAAAATGCACCGGTGATATCGGTGATCCAAATGCGCGCGGGATGGATATAAATACCTGGATGCCTGGTCAAGGCGTGTATCGTGAAACGCATACCGCTGACTACATGACAGATTATCAAGCGAGACGGTTAAATACACGGTACCGCCAAGCGGATGGTAGTACTAATTTTGTCCACATGAACGATGCCACCGCCCTAGCGATTGGCCGGATTATTGCCGCTATCATGGAAAATTATCAGCAAGCTGATGGCACAATTATTATTCCAGAGGTGCTACACCCCTGGATGTTTAATCATACCCGCGTCGCTTTCGCCGCGTAG
- a CDS encoding peptidoglycan bridge formation glycyltransferase FemA/FemB family protein: MSLTIKPITDQTVWDQFIVVEKPDTFLQSYTWGEFQADKIERIGVWSENDLVGVALLIITEAKRGKFILCPHGPIIKAHNNLVLDKLLEYMVELGKKVKADFIRVAPLFPDQPDVKDCFIKEGFRRAPIHVHPELSWILDITPDDEILMKNMRKTTRYSIRKAEKDGVTVRISTNQADIAVFHKLYLTTVARQGFQPFSLEYLEREFTTFNQTDMVRIGIAEEQGVAVAGAIIILTPYEAFYHQGASSHINPKSTAAYLLQWRMIQEAKQHGCTKYNFWGISPDDKPNHPWAGLSLFKKGFGGQAYQYLPTQDRPLTLKYWLNWLLETTRRKRRGYD; this comes from the coding sequence ATGTCACTAACCATTAAACCGATTACAGATCAAACCGTTTGGGATCAATTTATTGTGGTAGAAAAACCCGACACGTTTTTACAGAGCTATACTTGGGGTGAATTTCAGGCAGACAAGATTGAACGCATCGGGGTATGGTCAGAGAATGATCTAGTCGGTGTGGCCTTATTGATTATCACGGAGGCCAAACGCGGTAAGTTTATTTTATGTCCCCACGGACCTATAATTAAAGCCCATAATAATCTCGTGCTAGATAAGTTATTAGAGTACATGGTTGAGTTAGGTAAAAAAGTCAAAGCCGATTTTATCAGGGTGGCACCTTTATTTCCAGATCAGCCGGATGTTAAAGACTGTTTTATTAAAGAAGGGTTTAGACGAGCGCCAATTCACGTTCATCCGGAATTAAGTTGGATTTTAGATATTACGCCAGACGATGAAATACTCATGAAGAATATGCGTAAAACCACTCGTTACAGTATTCGCAAAGCCGAAAAAGATGGTGTGACTGTTAGAATCAGTACAAACCAAGCTGACATTGCCGTATTTCACAAGTTATACCTTACTACTGTGGCGCGGCAAGGTTTCCAACCATTCAGTTTGGAATATTTAGAGCGTGAGTTTACTACCTTCAACCAGACTGACATGGTCAGAATTGGCATTGCCGAGGAACAAGGTGTGGCCGTGGCTGGTGCGATTATTATTCTGACACCTTATGAAGCCTTTTATCATCAAGGTGCTTCATCACATATCAACCCAAAATCAACCGCGGCTTATCTGTTACAATGGCGTATGATCCAGGAAGCCAAGCAGCATGGTTGCACAAAATATAACTTCTGGGGTATTAGCCCCGACGATAAGCCGAATCACCCTTGGGCTGGTTTGAGTCTGTTTAAGAAAGGTTTTGGTGGGCAGGCTTACCAGTATCTACCAACGCAAGATAGACCGCTGACTTTAAAATATTGGCTCAATTGGTTACTGGAAACTACGCGGCGAAAGCGACGCGGGTATGATTAA
- the greA gene encoding transcription elongation factor GreA has translation MTNKETFVTPEGLEKLKSDLEYFKTTKRKDISSRIASAKELGDLSENAEYSDAKEEQVLVETKILELEEAIRNAKLITKAKGSKTVVIGSSITVTNPAGKELKYDVVGSNEADPANGKISNESPMGKAFLGHKVGDKVTVAVPKGNIIYTLTKVS, from the coding sequence ATGACAAATAAAGAAACATTTGTAACACCAGAAGGTTTAGAGAAATTAAAGAGTGATTTGGAGTACTTTAAAACGACCAAACGTAAGGATATTTCCAGCCGAATTGCCAGTGCTAAAGAGCTGGGTGATTTATCAGAAAATGCGGAGTATAGTGATGCTAAAGAAGAACAAGTCTTGGTTGAAACTAAGATATTAGAGTTGGAAGAAGCCATCCGTAATGCCAAACTGATTACCAAAGCGAAAGGTTCGAAAACAGTGGTGATTGGTTCAAGTATTACTGTCACTAATCCAGCTGGCAAAGAATTGAAATATGATGTGGTAGGCTCAAATGAGGCCGACCCAGCCAATGGAAAGATTTCTAATGAATCGCCCATGGGGAAAGCATTTTTAGGTCATAAAGTCGGAGATAAAGTGACGGTGGCTGTACCGAAAGGTAATATCATCTACACGCTAACGAAAGTGTCCTAA
- the lysS gene encoding lysine--tRNA ligase: MEERSVRIDKAKAYLEKLGQVFPSVSHRTHTVAQVLTDFASLSDVTVIITGRIRQWREHGKLTFAQLEDASGRIQIALSKTELKQPDYSELNLFDVSDIVEVSGKPFVTHKGQQSILVEKIIMLSKAIQPLPDEWFGLQDEEQRYRRRYVDMQLRPELRDMFQKKAMFWRSLREFLQTENFLEVETPVLETTPGGADAKPFTTHHNALDIDLYLRISMGELWQKRLMVAGFEKTFEIGRQFRNEGISPEHLQDYTQMEFYWAYANYENTMHLVERLYKHVIQATFGKLQFDIKGFKVDFDQPWPRLDYVTAIQDQLNINILTSSATDLKKKCTELNIKIAGEMGKGRLMDLLWKHCRKQIAGPVFLVNHPVAVSPLAKRKTDNPELVERYQVIIAGSELGNGYTELNDPIDQAERFANQAKLRAAGDEEAQRHDQDFIDALEYGMPPTSGFGVSERLFSFLMDKPIRECVMFPLLRPKQ; encoded by the coding sequence ATGGAAGAACGGTCTGTTCGGATAGATAAAGCCAAAGCCTACTTGGAAAAGTTGGGTCAGGTGTTTCCGTCGGTTAGTCATCGTACCCATACGGTGGCTCAAGTCCTAACTGACTTTGCTAGTTTATCGGATGTTACTGTAATAATAACTGGTAGAATAAGGCAATGGCGGGAACACGGCAAATTAACTTTTGCTCAACTGGAAGATGCGTCAGGCAGAATTCAAATTGCCTTATCTAAAACCGAACTAAAACAACCAGATTACAGCGAGCTAAATTTATTTGATGTCAGTGATATTGTCGAGGTAAGCGGCAAACCTTTTGTGACACATAAGGGCCAACAATCTATTCTGGTTGAAAAGATTATCATGTTAAGCAAAGCCATCCAGCCATTACCGGATGAATGGTTTGGTTTACAAGATGAAGAACAACGTTACCGGCGGCGTTATGTGGATATGCAGCTGCGTCCGGAGTTGCGTGATATGTTTCAAAAGAAAGCCATGTTCTGGCGGAGCCTGCGCGAGTTTTTACAAACGGAAAATTTCCTGGAAGTAGAAACACCCGTGCTGGAAACCACGCCCGGTGGAGCCGACGCTAAACCGTTCACAACGCACCATAATGCTTTAGACATTGATCTGTATTTGCGTATCTCGATGGGGGAATTATGGCAAAAACGTCTCATGGTGGCGGGCTTTGAAAAAACCTTTGAAATTGGTCGACAATTTCGCAATGAAGGCATTAGCCCGGAACATTTACAAGATTACACCCAAATGGAATTTTATTGGGCTTATGCTAATTATGAAAATACCATGCACTTAGTAGAACGACTCTACAAACATGTTATTCAAGCTACTTTCGGTAAATTACAATTCGACATCAAAGGTTTTAAAGTTGATTTCGATCAACCGTGGCCGAGATTAGATTATGTCACGGCCATTCAAGATCAACTTAATATTAATATATTAACCAGTTCAGCCACGGATCTTAAAAAAAAGTGTACTGAACTTAATATTAAAATAGCTGGTGAGATGGGGAAAGGGAGACTGATGGATCTATTATGGAAACATTGTCGTAAACAAATAGCCGGACCCGTGTTTTTAGTGAATCATCCTGTAGCTGTCTCACCCTTAGCTAAAAGAAAAACCGACAATCCTGAATTAGTCGAACGCTATCAAGTAATTATTGCCGGTAGTGAACTGGGCAACGGTTATACTGAGTTGAATGATCCAATTGATCAGGCCGAACGTTTTGCCAATCAAGCCAAACTGCGCGCGGCCGGTGATGAGGAAGCGCAAAGGCATGATCAAGATTTTATTGATGCCTTAGAATATGGCATGCCACCCACTTCCGGTTTTGGCGTGAGTGAAAGATTGTTTTCATTTTTAATGGATAAACCGATTCGTGAGTGCGTAATGTTTCCACTGTTAAGACCAAAACAATAA